The following is a genomic window from Phosphitispora fastidiosa.
CATAAAAAAGAGGAAATTGATGGTTACGTGTCGAAATTTGTATCATTATATGGTTTTTTAACCCAAACGGTTATTATTTATATATATCAGGTTACCAAACATGCAGAGCGCAAAAACTGACAAGGAGGGAAGTTTATGTTTAACCGGGAAAAACCATTATGGCTTTTTGTAATAATTACTCTTACATTAGTCATGATGGGTTCTCTGGCAGGTTGCGGCGGTGATGACGACGAACTGGTGCTCAGGTACATCGCGGACGAGTTGGATTCAGCCAAAACTGCAGCCCCTGAAAACGGTGAAAAATCCGGTTCCGGGGCAGCTGCCCAGATAATCGAAGCAACAAACAGCTACCTTAACACAGGAAAAGCGCCGACTATTTCTGTCGAGGACGTCTACAATAATGTTATCATAGGAAAAGATCCCAGCTATCAAATCCTGAGTATCCGCAAACCGGAGGACTACGCCAGGGGACACCTTCAAGGAGCCATTAACGTGCAGTTCGGGCAGATTTATAAACAAGAAAACCTGGACAAACTGGATAAAAACAAGAAGATTATCGTAGTTTGCTATACAGGACATACCGCCAGTTATGCTGCCATGTTCCTAAATCAGCTCGGCTATGAAGCCTATGCCATGAAATTCGGCATGATGGGCTGGACTTCGGACAGTGATGTCCTTGCTCTGACCCCATTCACCAAAGCTGCAGACTATCCGGTAGAAACCAAGGTTAATACCGCAGAACCCACCCATGACCTACCGGCAATCAGCACCGGAGCCAAGGATGCTGCAGGTATTGTTGCTGCCCGCACTGGGGAATACCTGACATCAGGCAGGGCTCCAACCACCTCAGTGGAGGATGTCTATAATAATGCAGTTGTTAACAAAGACTCTGATTACTTCATTCTCAGCATTCGCAGACCGGAGGATTATGCCAAGGGACATATCCCCGGCGCTGTAAACATACCTTTTGCCCAGCTCGCCAAAGAGGAGAACCTGAAAAAACTGCCGCCAGACAAAAAAATTATCGTTGTCTGCTATACAGGACATACCGCCAGTTATGCTGCTATGTTTCTGAATCAACTTGGATATGAAGCCTATGCCATGAAATTCAGCATGATGGGCTGGACCTCGGACAGTGATGTCCTTGCCCTTGTACCGTTTACAGGAGCGCCGGGTTATCCTACTGTATCCGGCCCCAACCCTTAATCAGTGCAGATTACTTTGAAGATCAATTTATCTGGGAGGTGAACC
Proteins encoded in this region:
- a CDS encoding rhodanese-like domain-containing protein, which codes for MFNREKPLWLFVIITLTLVMMGSLAGCGGDDDELVLRYIADELDSAKTAAPENGEKSGSGAAAQIIEATNSYLNTGKAPTISVEDVYNNVIIGKDPSYQILSIRKPEDYARGHLQGAINVQFGQIYKQENLDKLDKNKKIIVVCYTGHTASYAAMFLNQLGYEAYAMKFGMMGWTSDSDVLALTPFTKAADYPVETKVNTAEPTHDLPAISTGAKDAAGIVAARTGEYLTSGRAPTTSVEDVYNNAVVNKDSDYFILSIRRPEDYAKGHIPGAVNIPFAQLAKEENLKKLPPDKKIIVVCYTGHTASYAAMFLNQLGYEAYAMKFSMMGWTSDSDVLALVPFTGAPGYPTVSGPNP